In one Nicotiana tomentosiformis chromosome 6, ASM39032v3, whole genome shotgun sequence genomic region, the following are encoded:
- the LOC138893793 gene encoding uncharacterized protein, with protein MDPLKYIFQKPMPMSKLAKWQILLLSEFDIIFVTQKAIKGQALADHLAKNLVDEEYKPLRKYFPDEEVSYIREDIAEAYDGWRMFFDGVENFKGVGIRAVLVSEAGQHYPVSAKLKFPCTNNMAEYEACILGLKLAVDMNIQELLVIGDSNLLVHQVLREWATKNNKIFPYLQCVQDLIKRFTKIEFKHVPRTQNAFVDILITLSSMIQHLDKNFIDPIPIEIRKQPSYFAHVEEEFDGNPWFHDIKEYLEKGEYLENAMHTRKYASKIGQSFLSEWRNSV; from the coding sequence atggatccgctaaaatacatctttcagaaacccatgcctatgaGTAAGCTAGCAAAGTGGCAAATACTactactgagtgagttcgacatcatctttGTGACTCAAAAGGCAATCAAGGGACAAGCATTGGCCGATCACCTAGCAAAGAACCTCGTAGACGAAGAATACAAACCATTAAGGAAgtattttcccgatgaggaaGTGTCATATATAAGGGAAGATATTGCTgaagcatatgatggttggaggatgtttttTGACGGAGTcgaaaacttcaaaggagtgggtattagAGCTGTTTTGGTATCAGAAGCCGGCCAACATTACCCGGTATCCGCCAAGCTCAAATTCccgtgtaccaataatatggcagaatatgaagcttgcatcttgggactcaagtTGGCTGTTGACATGAATATTCAGGAATTgttggtaatcggagattcaAATCTGCTAGTACATCAAGTACTCAGAGAATGGGCCACCAAGAACAATAAGATATTTCCATACCTGCAATGTGTGCAAGATTTGATCAAGAGATttacaaagatagaattcaaacatgttccaagaaCTCAGAATGCGTTCGTCGATATACTGAttaccttgtcttccatgatacaacatctagACAAGAACTTTATTGATCCTATTCCAATAGAGATCCGTAAGCAGCCATCTTATtttgctcatgttgaagaagagttcgATGGAAACCCATGGTTCCACGATATCAAGGAATACCTAGAGAAAGGAGAATACCTAGAAAATGCTATGCACACTCGGAAGTACGCTTCAAAgattggccaatcatttctttcagagtggaggaattctgtatag